ATTTAAGCTAGGCAGCCAAGAACCATCTATAAAAGCTTATGCTTATGTCCGGTGGGCTAGGAAAAGCGCCACCTCTGATGAATCAGAGCCGTCGGGAATGGGGGTCCAATTCCTGAGTATGTACGATTATTACCAGGAGAAACTGGAAGCCCACATAAAAGAGGGGCTGAAGAAAATAAATTCCGATAATCTATCCATGGCTGATTTCATACATGTTTCAAACAAGGACATATTCGAAAAGGCCAAGCTTTTCTGGGAATTCATAGAGGATACCAAGAAGAAAGACTACAACAAATACGAGACTATGCTGCTTTCGGCATCAAAGAACCGTGTACTAATTTTTGATGAAAAGGTAGGGCGGGAGAGAGAGATAATCATGATGGGAAGCAGCAATTACCTGGGTCTCGCCTATCATCCGGAAGTGGTAAATGCATCGAAGGAGGCGGTCAGAAAGTATGGCACTGGCACCGGCTCCATAAGGCTTCTTTCCGGTACAAATGAGCTGCATAGAGAATTGGAAAATAAACTAGCGGAGCTTAAAGGCTGTGAAGATGCTCTGGTATTCCCCACCGGCCACATGGCCAATATGGGGTGCATATCCGCTCTGATGGGAAGGAAGGATATTGCCGTAATAGATAAAAAGGTACACGCCAGTATTCTAGACGGATGCAAGTTAAGCCGCGGGAATTTCAGAACCTTTAGACACTCCGATACCGGACATCTGAGGCAGGTCTTAGAGAGCCTGGGAGATAAATACGACGGGAAGCTCATAATCGCCGAGGGCGTGGATGGTATAGATGGCGATATACTGCCCCTTCCTGAATTCATCGAGACAGCCAATGAATTCGGAGCAAAGCTAATGATAGACGAGGCTCATGCCACCGGGGTAATCGGAAGCGGCGGCAGGGGCACAGCCTCTCACTTCGGACTTATGGGCAAAGTTGACGTTATCATGGACTCTCTCAGCAAGGCCCTGGGCGGCCTGGGAGGGTATGTTGCCTCCACCAGAGAGGTAATTAGATATGTAAAATATTATGCAACTACCTCTTTTTTCTCGGTCAGCGCCTCGCCGGCCATGTTGGCGTCGGCTCTAGCCGCGATCGACCTGATTAAAAGCGACCCCGGCTTAATCGGGAGGCTTTGGGAAAACATCCGCTATTTAAGAGACAACCTAAAATTGCTCGGATTCAATAACGTAGAAAAATCTCAGTCCGCCATTATTTCCACTATTGTTGGTAACGACCTACTCCTTCGGATGATGACCAAAAGGATTTTTGAGGAAGGGGTCTTCATAGAACCGCTCCCCTATCCCACCGTGCCCAGGGGTGAAGAGCGTATGAGGCTGAGAGTAATGTCGACCCATACCAGGAATGATTTGGATAGAACATTAGAAGTTTTAGAGAAGGTGGGGAAAGAACTCGGTTTCCTGAAAAAACCCACGAGACCGGCGGTGCGAGTTGATTCAGATGGAAAGTCCACAAAGACGACCACACAGGGAAAGGAAATTGAAGTGACCGAGATTTCCTCCAGGGATAAGATTACCGAGTCCGTGAAGTTCTCGTGGAAGGTTTATAAAGACATCCCTCAGTGGATTCCCTATTTCCTCATCAACGACCGGGTGAGGCTGCTTTCCGGGGAGCACCTCTACTTCAGACAAAACGTGAAGACGAGGAGGTTCGTGGCAAAAGAGAACGGGGAAATAGTTGGTACGGTTAGTGCTTTCGTCGATGACCGTTTTATCAGGTATTGGAATCAAAAAATCGGCTTCCTCGGGTTTTTCGAGGCCCTCCCTGGACGGGGTATAGCCATCCAGTCCTTATTGGATAGGGCCCTAGAGTTTCTGAAATCGCAGGGCATGGAGGAGGTCTGGGCTCCGGTAAATATCCCGCTCCTATTCTACGGAGGAGGAATTTTATCAGGCGGTTTCGACAAAACCCCTTCATTCCTTCAACCCTACACCCCCGGCTATTACCAAGACTACTTCCAAAAAACCGGTTTCAGCCCGATAAAAAACCTTCCACATTATTCTATAGACCTGAATTCTCCTGAAAACCGGGATAAGATTTACGCCATAACTCGAAAAGCCAATGTTACAATCAAAAAACTGGACAAGCGTAGGTACGAAGAAGAGGCTGTCAAGATACTGAAAATACACAACGGTTCCTTCCCCCGGCTTTGGAAATACGTTCCCTTCAAAGAAGATGAATTCGTCGAGTTTGTAAGGGAATTCAGGGACCTAATCGTAGAGGGATTCTGGCTCGTCGCCGAGGTTGGCGGAAGAGCCGTGGGTTTTGCCGGTGCGTTTCCACAGTGCGCCCCGGTCTTCAAAACGATAAGCGGAGAGCTGGGTGCGACCGACCTTTCCTCGATTCCGGAAGACCTGGAGTTGATAACCGAGGGGGCTATAGTGCTAGCCGGGGTCACCGATGAATTTGAGGACCAAGAAATAGCCCTAATTCTTCTGGCCAATATCTGCGCCAACATGATCGAGAAGGATTATAGGGCAACCACCTGCACCTGGGAAATCAGCGATAAAGAAGACGCCGACGGTATAGTGCAAAAGCTCGGAGGAGTAAAGAACGACTTGCAATGGACAATCTATGGAAGAAAAATCGATTAAGGTAATTTCCATAGTTTCTTTAAGGAAGAGATGAGGGGTTTCCAGTCGTCAGATTATACTGAAAAGTTTTTTAGAATTGCCGTTTTCGTGTTGGTCGCGCTATTTTTGTTCCTCTCGTTGGCCAGCCTATTCCGGGCGATAAGCTGGATAGGCAAACCTTTTCCCGGTTTCCTCATTTATGGCAACTCCCTGGTTTGCGAAGTCAGCCTTCCCCACTGGACCGGTAACGAGTACGGTCTGATAAAAACCTATGACAAAATATTAGGCCTGGATGGTAAGAACCTATCACCAGCCCAAATTTACCGCATCGTCTCGGAAAAACCGGTTGGCAGCCAGATGAACTACACCGTTTACAGGGACGGCCAGTATAAAAGCCTGAGCGTTCCCACCATGATGTTCGGTATGGGAGATTTTCTCTCTGTATTCGGGGGAGTTTATATTATTGGCCTGATAATATTCATTACCGGCATCGTGGTTTATTTCTTGAAGCCGGAGCTAACCACGAGCAAGTTTTTTTTCATGTTTTGTCTTTCCATGGGTATATGGTTCACGTCCATATTCGACACCCAGTCCACCTACTCACTAGGCAACATTCCATTTATGGGCTGGATGTTCAGCCCCGCATTTCTCACTTCTCTGTCCCTCATTTTTCCCACCAGGAGAAAACTGCTAAGGCACAACGCTCTCATCTTTATACCCTTCCTGCCCTCGGTTGCCCTATTCTCCATGCATCTCGTTTTCTTTGAGTCTCAATATATATGGCAACGGGTAGATATATTGACCTGGGTTTATGTATTGGTCTCTACATCTGTGTTCATAGCATCCACGGCGGAGAGTTACATCAATCCGGAGAACCTGATCGATAAAGAGAGGGCAAAAGTAATATTGCTGGGGGCTTTTGTGGGGTTCTTTGTCCCGGCCTTATGCGCTTTCGTAATTACCGCACTGGGGATAAGCAACCT
This genomic window from Thermodesulfobacteriota bacterium contains:
- a CDS encoding aminotransferase class I/II-fold pyridoxal phosphate-dependent enzyme → MNIAINAADRRKSSRIAVDFEVFSMNNGKLIGNAVNLSSGGMLIQTRHPLGLGTKLLLEFKLGSQEPSIKAYAYVRWARKSATSDESEPSGMGVQFLSMYDYYQEKLEAHIKEGLKKINSDNLSMADFIHVSNKDIFEKAKLFWEFIEDTKKKDYNKYETMLLSASKNRVLIFDEKVGREREIIMMGSSNYLGLAYHPEVVNASKEAVRKYGTGTGSIRLLSGTNELHRELENKLAELKGCEDALVFPTGHMANMGCISALMGRKDIAVIDKKVHASILDGCKLSRGNFRTFRHSDTGHLRQVLESLGDKYDGKLIIAEGVDGIDGDILPLPEFIETANEFGAKLMIDEAHATGVIGSGGRGTASHFGLMGKVDVIMDSLSKALGGLGGYVASTREVIRYVKYYATTSFFSVSASPAMLASALAAIDLIKSDPGLIGRLWENIRYLRDNLKLLGFNNVEKSQSAIISTIVGNDLLLRMMTKRIFEEGVFIEPLPYPTVPRGEERMRLRVMSTHTRNDLDRTLEVLEKVGKELGFLKKPTRPAVRVDSDGKSTKTTTQGKEIEVTEISSRDKITESVKFSWKVYKDIPQWIPYFLINDRVRLLSGEHLYFRQNVKTRRFVAKENGEIVGTVSAFVDDRFIRYWNQKIGFLGFFEALPGRGIAIQSLLDRALEFLKSQGMEEVWAPVNIPLLFYGGGILSGGFDKTPSFLQPYTPGYYQDYFQKTGFSPIKNLPHYSIDLNSPENRDKIYAITRKANVTIKKLDKRRYEEEAVKILKIHNGSFPRLWKYVPFKEDEFVEFVREFRDLIVEGFWLVAEVGGRAVGFAGAFPQCAPVFKTISGELGATDLSSIPEDLELITEGAIVLAGVTDEFEDQEIALILLANICANMIEKDYRATTCTWEISDKEDADGIVQKLGGVKNDLQWTIYGRKID